GCCTCCGGACTTAAGAATTGGTCATGGGGTGGGCATGTCCTTGAACTCTCTGGGCCCCCACTGCTTCTGAGAGAAACCCTCTTGGAAACAACATCTAAATGCCACTATATTGTTGAGCTGCAGATCAATAGGGCagctaaaaagttttttttttcctagtagaGGAGGCCAGCTGATAAATCCCGCACTCAAGGTGTTTGCTCTCCAAAATCCTGCCAGCAACGCTTGATGGGGCAGAATTATGGGGAGAAACAGCTAAGCCCACCTTGGACATTTTGAAGAATAAGTTCATGAGGCTGGTCCTGGGGCTCCCTCTGGGAATTCCGTTGGCTCCTCTCAGAGCTGACAGAGGCCTTCCCCCGACGGCCGCTAAAGCCGACCCGTCCTATTTTAGAGACGGGCACAGACGGAACAACCCTGAGGGCCCCCCCCCTTGACAAAGCGCTGCTGGCTAGAACAAGGACAGTCTGGCGGAGGGGCTCCGCAGGGCTCCCAAACACGAAATGCCTCTACCCTCTCACTGGACATTTTCTACGCAACGCGAAGTTACTTTCTGTCACTGACTTGTCCTCAGACCAGCAGAGCGTTGACAGAACTGTGATTTGGGCTTTGCATGATTCAACTGAGGTTGGGGGTATCGGGTGGAAAAACCGGACCCGACCATCACAACCTGTCCTGACTGGCCTCAAGGTCCAGAATCCAGTTTCTAAGGTCAACTGAGGGAAATGTCCCATGGGAGGGTATAGGCGTATAACCTCAGACACCCCGATGCCcgtttgtgctctctctctcccttaggCTTCCCAGGGCCACAGTCCTGGCATGCACAAACACCCCCCCTTGAAAGCCGCCTGCCCTCCTCAAAAGGAGCCTCCAGAgttggagaaggagggggggtcTCTCTGCATCCAAAGCCTCTCTGCACCCTGCagttgggggggtggagggttaACCCCTTTCTGGCCTGTCTGCGCTCTCCCCCCTGTGCCCACGTCATCGGCCGTCCCTGGTCCTGAAGACGTAAGGACGGCTCTCGGGGCAAAGGCGGAACTGTGCCCAGACACAGTTCCACTACTGCTTCCATCATCCTCATCCATCTGCGGatgggggctgatgggagttggagggGTCCCACAACatcagcattttctttttctggagtGATGATGGGAACCCTGTTTCCCTCCAAGGGGCTGGAACGGATGGCCCCAGGGACCATAGCTGGCTGAGCGGAATGATGGGATGCGGAGTCACGACCGCAGGCCTATGGATGATGGTGGCTCAGGGGCTGCGGCTGAGGCTGAACTGGGAGGAGTCCTCCTTGTGAGCAGAGGTCTCCTCCTGAGTAGGGTCTGCCTTCTGGGCACAATCAGGGGCCAAATACCACAGCTGGGCTCCAGAAGCTCCTGCCTGAGCACCGGCAGCTGTGTGCCAAGGGAGGGGCTCCCCCAGCAGGATACAAAACCCCGCACCCCTCCCTCCTGGAGAGCTGATGGAAGGCTTTGGCCCCCCGGGAGTTCCTGGCCGGAGTCCTCAGCCTCTCGCCTCGCCTGGGGTGCTCCGGATGTCCGCTGATCCTCGGGATGGTGGCTCAACCCTGCCTTCTTGCCTGCCTCCTGCCAAGGGGGGGTACCTGTGGACCCCCTTCCCTGGGGGGAAGGATGATGGACTCCCCACCTACAAAAACCTCTCTCCTCCCACCAAGAGCGCCCCCATTCTGCTGAGAGAGCGGCGTATTCTGGAGCTTCAACACCCCCGGCTGGATCAGGTCCACGTTGACCCTCCAGAAGTTCCCCTTCACTTTCGGGTTCGCCGGATCTCTCAGTTCCTGCAGGAGAAGCACAGAAGGTGAGGGTGAGAAGCCTGGGAATGGGCTCCGTCTCTGGAGAGGAGCCCCCCAGCACAGCCACCTGATGGACTTTCCCCCTACGAAAACCTCCCTCCAAGAGCGCCCCCGTTCTGCCGAGAGACCGGCGTGTTCTGCAGCTTCAGCGCTCCCGTCGGGATCAGGTCCACGTTGACCCTCCAGAAATTTCCTTTCGTTTTAGGGTTCGCCGGGTCTTTCAGCTCCTGGAGGAGAAGCACAGAAGGTGAGGGTGAGAAGCCTGGGAACGGGGCCCATCTCTGGAAAGGGTCCCCCCCCAGCACAGCCACCTTCCTGCACCCACACCCCATCTTCAGTGGAAGAGGCCATGGAAAGGAAGCCCCCTAACCTCAGAcagcccccccttttcccccagggACTGCTTGCACCGGCTTTTCTGCCCCTTGCTCTGGACGCTTCCTTTTGCAGGTCGGGGGGGGGTCTTTCcctgcttctccctcctcttttccttggagGGGGACAGACTGGCCAAGCCAGGTCCCTGGGAAGGGAAGAGGACCTGTGGACTGCCCCCTTCCCTGGGCTGAAGGATGATGGACTTTCCCCCTACGAAaacctccctcctcctgccaatGGAACAGTCTTCGGTTTACCAGGAAAAAGCAGATGTTTGAGGACAGGTTGTGCCGGATCGACTCCTTCCAACCGTCATACCTTTCTTCAAAGTTGAACAGCCGCCCAACTTCCCGTATGATCTGGAAGAGAAAAACAGGATTAAATGGAGAAGCAGGCCTGGGAGCATCATCTATGCTGGATGGACTCCTTCCACCCCACTTGGATGCCATCTTTCCTCCTCTCTATTCTCCCCCCACAGAACCCAATCCAGCGTTTTCTCCTCAAAGACTCTTGCAAAGACTAGAAGAAAAGGCACCAGCTCAggaaaaggaacttctccaagccCTTGAAGGAGGTGCCCAGCCGGGTGTCTCCCCCAGGCCAGCTCTGCGACATTCACCCTCCTGCTCTGGCaagcctccttggcagggggGCTGCTGTCTCCGGGACCGGCCAGCCTTCCtgtctgggaaaggtggaagaggaCTCCGGGGCATGTGCAGAAACCCCAGGCCCTCCAGGTCGTCTGGGCTGGAAAAGAAATCCCAAAACGGTCCAGGGCTTCACCCGCCTGCTCAGCCACTCTGGCTCCGGGTCCGAGCAAGAAAGCGCCCCAAGCGCCAGGGGAAGAGGGGAGCCCAGCCCCCGAAACAGCCCAGCAGTATTTGGCCACCCTCCCTGGGCTTTGGCCCCTCTCCGGAGGAAGCCCGGATCAACCCCAGGGCGGTCAGCCTCCagtcaattttatttattcatttcttttattggatttctaccccgcccatctagaccaaaggactGCGGGGGGGGGTCttgatctcccacccacccacctgcgtTTCCTCCCCTCTGACTGAGCAGGGTGAGCGTTAAGGTCCAAAAGCATCCTGGCAGCAGGAGCTTCCCCGGCAGTCCACCTCGAGGCCGCGCCTCCcctttcagcagcagcagcaggaacccGGCGGATGATGGGAGAGCGCTTCGGATGGTGCAACCCCCTCCCCTCCGAGGCCCCCCAGGGAGCCCTCCAGACTTGCTCCCCCAAACTCGCCCCTTAGCTCGCCCAGGCTGgcctgtcggggggggggggatattaatGGGCACAAAAAGAGGCTTTAATTCCTTCTGCCTGTGCCCTGGAGGACTCCTCCTGTCCCTGGGGGGGgagatcccttccccctccccgccttctcAGATCAAAGGGGGCTCCCCGTCCTCCCGTCCCTCTGTCCTCCCCTGCAAGGAGTCGCACCTCCTGGCAAGGAGCCCTGTGGGGATGGGCGGGAGGCCAGCCCTTGGTCTTGCTTGAgctggggggagaggagagacgCTGCTCCTCCTGGCCAAGGGGCCGGATCCACCCTCCCCTCCTCAGTCACTTACTTTGGCCAGCTTCAGCCTCTTCTCCGGGGAGCCCTGGAAGAGCAGGGCGATCAGGGCCAGGAAGGAGTAGGGGGGCTTGGCGTGGCGCTGGTGCTTTTTGCCCGAGCCCACCGCCTGGAACGCCTCCTCTCCCTGCTTCCTCCCAGGGGCCAAGGCCATCAAGGGTGCTGACCCTCCCGACTCCGGATGGGGCCCCTCCTGGCCCAGCTGCTCCCAGGCCAGGCTGCACGAAGGGGCGCTGGGCTGCCAGGCTCCGACTGTCCGTGGGGCAGGTGCTGCTCCTGAAGGCTCTCCATGGCAGAAGGATAGACTGCGCTGGCAGAGGAAGGCTCTGTGAAGGGCGAGGAGcctggggaggagagagaagtgcTTGTGAGACCCATTGAGCCCGGCTCAGAGCTGAAGGAATGGGCCATTCAGATGCAGATTGGGGGGCAGACTCTGGGGCACCAGGTGAGGGGGGGGGATGCTCCCAATTAGCCCATCCACCCTAATCACCAGCCCAGGTGAATCAGCAAAGGGAGGCCTTCCAATTCACACCTGGTTCTGCAGCCGGGGGAGGCCGTGCACGCTCTCCCGGGTGGGTGCCTGGCAGGCTGTGGATTCCGAGGGTCCCTCCATCCCTGGCAGGAAGTGGGCCTCTCCCCCTGCCTCGGGCGGCCCTTTCCCGAGGGTCTTCATACGGCTGTCCTGCAAAAAGTGCCTGCCCCACTTAAGGGGTGGAAGACGGGAGAAATCAGGGGGTCAGGGTGTCCTTGAAGGACAGCCTCTTCCACGCCTGTTCTTGTCCATGTCAGGCAGGAAAAACGGGAGAAAGGCAGCTGGTCTTTGCTTTTGAGTTCCTTCCCAATTAGGATGGCTCTGGCCGAGTTTTTAAGGGAGGGTAGATGCTCTGGGTGTGATTTTCCACAGCGCCCACCCCACCTTGGCCCCTTGTGTTTTTCCACGGCCCACTGGGGGATTTAAATCAAGATTTTCTCAGGAAAAGCTTCCCCGGAGGACCTGATTTTCTTTCTGCCAGCCAGCACTCACCTCTCTATGTCGGAAAGGAGCGCTGGATTCCTTGAAAGAGCTGTAGAAAGGCGGGACTCCTTGACTGCTCCACAATCTCTAAAAGTTAATCTTTCAACTTGAGGCTGGcttgaaaatgtgtattttaacattttattgttCTCTGCTTTTCTGATGTTTTAATGGATTGGTATTAGATGTTAAATCTTTTTAGAGAGAttgccagaagccactggcaatggtgcagctaaaaaatattgtaaataaataaataaataaataaataaataaaatattgtaaataaataaagcctgagTGGTTATGAAGCCATCAAGTATTCATCTTCTTCTCCCATTGATTTATCTTTCCATGATCAGCTGTAAATATTCTGTACTTCTTTGAATTTGACCAAGGAGGCCACTGCTCTACCTTTGGTGTACTTGACGGCTTCCCCCTcttgcatcatctccagagttCCTTCTTTAGTAGGATACTTAGAGGGACAGGATCTGGAAGTAGGATGGCTTGCATTTTTATGGTAGGGAAGGACTAAAACTcctaaatattttgaaagaaatataattttttattcAACTGGAATTTGTATTATAATTGGTGGAAAGTAAAAATTCTGCAGTAAAGAAACaggaaatgaataaaaaatgggaAGTCATGGTTAGGATCTCGTCAGAAGAATTGTTCAAATATATAAGATTGCTTCTATGTTCAGCCTTAGACTTCTTTTCTTTGCTGCATTTAGATTATCTTTGTTTAGTGTTGGAAATTTAGAGATTCTTACACTTTATGTCTACTGTTTAAATGCGCATTGTGCAATATACCTATGtttagaaaaaaagttttaaaaagagttcCTTCCTTGGTCACACTCTGGACCCAATAAATTCTTTGTGTATTGTGATATGAATCTCACCGCAGTCTGGCTTGCTGGTTCTTCAAGGGAAGCCACCCTTTTGGGCAGAgagaccctggggggggggctttggctgAAGCCCAAGGTCAGTTCCCTGGCCCTTGGAGTGGGGACCTCCTCCCTGCAGGAgacccttcctccctctcctccctctgttGGGGcccccaaccacccacccacccaccttccccCCAGGGGCAGGGGAGCACAAAGGCCCAGCCAGCTGACCAAGCTGCTAATGGCTGGCTAATGGCCCAAGAGAGCCCCACCTGGAGGATCAGGAGGTCACAGAGAGGGGATGATCAGATCCTGCTCCCAAATAAAGAGCAGGGGCCACATGCTGGCAGCTCCAGGGCAAAGCCTAATCTGGGGCCACATCTGATCCTCTGGGTACTCCCCTGGCAGCCAGAAGTGGgttgggggtggaggagggaagcagtaGCACCAGTGGGCGAGAGGGGGGGCCCATCATGACTGCCCTATACCAAAGGGGCCACCACCGACGTCCCTCTGGGGGGTTCCCCTTGGGAAGCAAGGAGACCTCTTGCCAACGCCGTGAGCCACCAGGAGGGGATCTTTCCCACCTCTTCCCAGGGACTCTTTGGAGTCTCTTCTCATGTGCCCAAGGCCAGTCCCCTTTTCTCCCAGTTAAACCTGCCATTCAGGAGTGGGAGAATTCCATTTTTCTCAGAAAAGAAATGACTCCAAGAGGCTTCCCAATAAAATGCAAAGCAACAGAGGAATCAGCACAAACAGAGAACGTGAACAATTCCTGGAGTTCCTGCTCcaccaggtggatcgtgtttagtcagaattctccactatgtccCTCTTGGGGGTCCCTGCGCGGCATAGCCCGCAGCTTCTCTCAgtgactcaagccccttccctAGGACACGGCAGCAAGCTGTGAAGGGCAACAACAATCAGCACAGTAAGAGAACATCACAAATTGTGTATTTCCCCgtctcctctctctttcatttggCCCTTAATGCagatccttccctccttccctgagCCTCTTCTCCAGCCTTGCAACAGCCCATTACCTCATCCCTAGAAAGGTAGCATTGCTGATATGCGGAGGGAAGCCTGTCTGCCAACCTTGATTGGATCAATCAGGGTAATCCATAAAGCCATTGACCAGATCATGCGCCTTCCAGGGCCATTCCAAGCAATCCTTTGCCCTATCAAGGCCTTGACTCTGCATTTGGATGGCTCAGGAAATCACTTTAATTGAGGCCATTCAAGCAAGGGAAACTCCTCCTAGCCTGAATAGGCAAGAGTGCAAGAAAAATGACAATATGTATAGCTGTTTCTGCAAAGACTTACAACCAGCATGGCTTTGCAATGAAAAATGGAAGATATTTGGAAGGTCCTTGAAAGCAGTGGCCCCTTCAGCCTTGGAACAGCAGGGCAGTTAAGAAAGGTGAGGAGGAAGAGACCCAGTTGCCCTGAGCCACCCACCCTTCCCCCTGCATGACTGGCTGGCTATGGGTGGGGGAGAGCTGTGGTCAAGCAAGCCACTCCCCCCACCTCAGAGCCCCAGGGGGTCCCGTTCTgaaggcagaggaagaagagggccaCCAACGGCAGGCCCCCCCAAGTCGATTCTGACTATGGGGGGCAAAATCAAGGAGAACCTTCATGGAACGTCCGCCATTGTGCGGAGGAATTTCCCTTGCCCACGAAAGCCTTTGCGGTCATAGATCTCAGGGCCTTGGATGGGGAGATCTTGCTGAGGGCTCTGGACCCTGACCCCATCCAACTGACCATCCCCTCTCTGTGACCTCCTGATCCTCCAGGCGGGGCTATCTTGGGCCGTTAGCCAGCCATTAGCAGCTTAGTCAGTTAGGCTTTTGTGCTCCCCTGCCCCTGAGGGTTGGGTGTGTGGTTGGGGGCCCAaacagagggaggagagggaggaaggctcTCCTGCAGGAAGGAGATCCCCACTCCAAGGGCCAGGGACCTGGCCTTGGGCTTCAGCCGAAGCCCCCCACAGGGTCTCCCTGCTCAAAAGGGTTGGCttcactctgttgttgttgttaagtcatgtccgactcttcctgaccccatggaccagtcttccactgctgtcttccactgcttcgcggagttgggtcaaattaatgttggtcgcttcggtgaccctgtccagccacctcgtcctctgtcgtccccttctcctcttgccttcacactttccgaacatcagggagtcttctcttctcatgaagagGCAGAGCAGTTTggtcaaaacaaacaagaaagtaGAGAATATTCCCTCCTAATTAATtccgatccccttctcttttctttcctaatgttttaacccaacggttgaaagttttctattatgtaactcttttgtttttatagtgtcaccccatgttgtaagccgcctagaatggtctatcgactagataggcgggatataaataaaataaataaataaataaataatacagctGACCAAGCAAAGTTCAATCAATGGGAAATAGGAATACATGTACCTGATTGCTTCCTAATCCATCAGGTTTTATTTGCTGTCTTTCTGGGAGGCTGGTTTGGAGAGGCCTGAAGGGCACCATCCAGACCTGCTGCCTTTCCTACAGAGAAGCCAGGAGGAAGAGCCCTGGAGGGGTCGGCTCCTCTCCCCAGCCTCCCTCCCGGCGTCCGAGCCCCATAAAACCGAGGCCAAGTTTCCTAGCCTTCAGCAGGCCtcggggaaagaaaagggaaggagtcTTGGGAGCCCCCAAAAGACCGAGCGATTCCCTTCGATGGGAGCTTCGAGGGGCTGCCTGTCCTCTTCTCCAGGGGCATCCATCTTTCAGGGGCCCAAAACCTTCAGAAGCTCCCAGGTTTCTGGCGAGTCCAGAGCCTGATCCTCAAGGAGGAGGTTCACACAACCCCCCACTGCCTGGCTTAATCCTTGGTGCTCCTCAACCGCCAAGATCGAGGGCTGGGCCTCCTCACCGGGGAGGAAATCCCACAGACACCTCCTGTCCCAGAAAACTGAAGGCCTCTGGCAGGTTTGTAAGAAAAATTGGGCAACACCCAGCAGCTCAAAAATGGagggtgcttttaaaaaacaaacaagcaccaATAAAGCCACAAAAGGAAGGCTTACAAGAAGTCTAAAAAGCTAGCCTTGGatggggctgctggaggcaggcTCCTTGGGGGCCCTTGCCTTGCTGCAGACGAGGGTCCGATCCTGCGGAGAGACTCCAGGGTCAAGGAAAGGGGTAGACAGCTTGGATCGGCCAAACTGCAAGGGGGCAAGTAGGTTGGGAACCCTAAAATCAGAGCTTGGGAGAGCAGGATTTCCGCAGCCAGAAAGGGTCAAAACATCATGGCTCCTAAGAGTGTCCGAACCCTGTTTGGCCCGGGAGGGCCAGCCGACCCCCTTTTCCTTCGCCCACGTCAGCAGGAGCCCATGGGCGATGACTCAGAGGTAGGTTTCCAAGAAGCAGAAAGGACCACAGTCAAGGGTGGCAATTCATCAAGTGGTACAGGAAGAGCCTGGTAGCACCTTGAGGATTAGTGGATTGTTTTGCTGATTTGACCCCTCCAGCCTCCACAGGTGATTAGGGTGGCTGGGCTAATTGGGAGTCCCGCCCGCCCCCAGCTGGTGGCCCAGGTTCTGCCCCCCCCAATCTGCACCTTGAGGACTAGTGGATTGCTTTGCCTCTGAGCCTTTGCACACTGTCTGTCCTCCAGGGTTTTAGAGACATAGCTCTCCTTGGGGCTTAAGGATGCCTGGTCCATAGAGGTGGAGGGCAATCCATGGAGCAGAGCTTCTGCACTGCAGTGGACAGAGCGAGGGGAGTCAGCTTTTCCTGagaaaatctgggttcaaatcctccagTGGGCCGTGGAAAACACAGTGGGCCAAAGTGGGGTGGGCGCTGACATGGCCAACAACAACAGGCCTGGAAGAGGCTGTCCTTGAAGGACCCCCTGATTTCTCCCCTCTTCCACCCCAGAAGTGGGGTAGGCGCTCTTTGCAGGACAGCTGTATGAAGACCCTCGGGAAAAGGCTGCCCGAGGCAGGGGGAGAGGCCCACTTCCTGCTAGGAATGGAGGGACCCCCGGAATCCACAGCCTGCCAGGCGCCCATGCATGGCCTCCGTGGCTGCAGAACCAGGTGTGAATTGGAAGGCCTCCCTTTGCTGATTCGGCCCCTGCAGCCTGGGCTGGTGATTAGGGTGGATGGGCTAATTGGGAGCCCCGCCCGCCCTCACCTGGTGCCCCAGAGTCTGCCCCCCGAATCTGCATCTGAATGGCCCACTCCCCTATTTAAGGGCAGGGCTCAATGGGTCCCACAAgcacttccttcccttttccagcCAGACTCCTGGCCCACCAGCGAGCCTTCCTCTCCAGCGCAGTCTACCCTT
This sequence is a window from Pogona vitticeps strain Pit_001003342236 chromosome 4, PviZW2.1, whole genome shotgun sequence. Protein-coding genes within it:
- the LOC144588740 gene encoding forkhead box protein H1-like, producing MALAPGRKQGEEAFQAVGSGKKHQRHAKPPYSFLALIALLFQGSPEKRLKLAKIIREVGRLFNFEERYDGWKESIRHNLSSNICFFLELKDPANPKTKGNFWRVNVDLIPTGALKLQNTPVSRQNGGALGGRFS